A DNA window from Paraclostridium bifermentans contains the following coding sequences:
- a CDS encoding DUF4358 domain-containing protein: MKKFKKYILTLSFVCTMFIASGCGINNDKSASSITEDISKTVNLNNMEKSDSKSLRRFFGLNSSEFEDFSIYIPKSTMDVEEMLVIKVKDKGQIQGIEDAIDSRVNKQIESFSGYGPKQVALLQDYEVKDKGNFVFYAVSKDLDKLTDAFKESIKN, encoded by the coding sequence TTGAAAAAGTTTAAAAAGTACATTTTAACGCTTAGTTTTGTATGTACTATGTTTATTGCTAGTGGGTGTGGAATAAATAACGATAAGTCTGCTAGTAGTATAACTGAAGATATTAGCAAAACTGTTAATTTAAATAACATGGAAAAAAGTGATAGCAAATCTTTAAGAAGATTTTTTGGTTTAAACTCTAGTGAGTTTGAAGATTTTTCAATATACATACCTAAATCTACGATGGATGTAGAAGAAATGCTTGTGATAAAAGTAAAAGATAAAGGCCAAATTCAAGGAATAGAAGATGCTATAGATAGTAGAGTTAATAAGCAAATTGAAAGTTTTAGTGGATATGGACCAAAACAAGTAGCATTACTTCAAGATTACGAAGTTAAAGATAAAGGTAACTTCGTATTTTATGCAGTTTCAAAGGATTTAGATAAACTGACTGATGCATTTAAAGAAAGTATCAAAAATTAA